Proteins from one Streptomyces sp. NBC_00289 genomic window:
- a CDS encoding ribonuclease H has translation MIGAMRERVVAACDGASKGNPGPAGWAWVVADETETPARWEAGPLGKATNNVAELTALERLLAATEADVPLEIRMDSQYAMKAVTTWLPGWKRNGWKTSAGKPVANQELVVRIDELLDGRSVEFRYVPAHQVDGDPLNDFADRAASLAAIVQEPAGSALGSPEPPPAPDTPPSAAPRRRSGGSKASGGAKASGGAARTIKAKFPGRCVCGRSYAAGEPITKNAQGWGHPECRTEASG, from the coding sequence ATGATCGGGGCCATGCGTGAACGTGTGGTGGCCGCGTGCGACGGGGCTTCGAAGGGAAACCCGGGACCGGCGGGCTGGGCCTGGGTCGTCGCGGACGAGACGGAGACACCGGCCCGCTGGGAGGCGGGGCCGCTCGGCAAGGCCACCAACAACGTCGCCGAACTCACCGCGTTGGAGCGCCTGTTGGCGGCCACCGAAGCCGACGTACCGCTCGAGATCCGGATGGACTCGCAGTACGCCATGAAGGCCGTCACCACCTGGCTGCCCGGCTGGAAGCGCAACGGCTGGAAGACGTCAGCCGGCAAGCCGGTCGCCAACCAGGAGCTGGTCGTCCGCATCGACGAGCTGCTCGACGGCCGCTCCGTCGAGTTCCGCTACGTGCCGGCCCACCAGGTCGACGGCGACCCGCTCAACGACTTCGCCGACCGGGCCGCCAGCCTGGCGGCGATCGTCCAGGAGCCCGCGGGCAGCGCCCTCGGCTCGCCGGAACCGCCGCCGGCACCGGACACCCCGCCGTCCGCCGCTCCGCGCCGCAGGTCCGGCGGGAGCAAGGCGTCGGGCGGGGCGAAGGCGTCCGGCGGCGCCGCACGGACGATCAAAGCGAAGTTCCCCGGCCGCTGCGTCTGCGGACGCTCCTACGCGGCCGGGGAACCCATCACCAAGAACGCTCAGGGCTGGGGCCACCCGGAATGCCGTACGGAGGCGTCCGGGTAG